Sequence from the Nasonia vitripennis strain AsymCx chromosome 5, Nvit_psr_1.1, whole genome shotgun sequence genome:
ATATATGTATCTGTGTtcgtataagtatatataaatgtatatcaGGGCACATTAcccaaataaattttttactaaAGCAGTCATGCTTTTATCGCTGCTACATATCAAAATCAATTTAAGAACGTTCTATTACTTGAATCATTTGTAACGCTAAGAATTTTAACAGCTGACGTTAGTAGCGAGTATCGCAAATTAATAACAGTATCATTACTGGACAGCGCCGATTTAATAAACGAAATTTatgttagtttttttttacgtatCACGAtgataaaatttgttaataaatgtTATGTATGTGTTTTTAGTAAAAACAATcctaaaatagaaaaaaacaaagagaTCGCAAGCTaagctaaaaattttattcaaattttattacgagcTTGCATTGTGTGACTTGTTTGtaagagaatttttttaatattaagtCTGGAAAACAATTATTTCTACATATAATTATTCACTTTAACTACATTTAGTAATCGTCGCTTAAAAATTCATACTACTATACAATAGTACATATCAATTGATTCTTGGTCCATTCTAAGATCTCCGcgcttaaaataaaattttatatacatctgtatttttaaaatatttatcttcAATGTTGGACAACATTATACTCATTTTGttacaaataataattgattCTATTTCACGTGAGATAAAATTCACTTACAATCTTATATCTCTTGCTAAAACCAGCTTTTAAAAACCACAGATAATTGTATCTCAATAAATAAACTTGTTTTTCCGACTTAATACTTTAAAAAATCTGcttcttaaaaaataattaaaagcaGGAAGGACGTCCTTCAATAAAACTGTCAAATGACTAATCATTCTCGGCCGATGAATCTTTAATAAACTCATCCTTGGTAATGTTCTGGTTCATCTGGTCATTCTCATACTCGACAAAATCATCAAACAGACTTGGCCAAGCTTCTGCATCGTCGTAGGTCCCCAAATCGTCACCTATACTCTCCGCAAAATTTAAGAACATATTCCATGTGTCTCTGGGTATGCCTCTAACGTGATGGCACTCAAGAAATTTGAGCCACCTGTCCAGCAGTGGCGGTTTACGAATCGTAAAAACAAGCCTCCACAGAACAATGGCCATATCTGCAGGCAGAATGCGCTGGCCGGAAGTCACATCCAGCCCGAATCGGAATGTAAATCTGTACAGATCCTTGAAGGACTCGCCGTTTATCGTCAGCTCCTGGACGATTACGGGCAGCTGAAGCTGGATGCCTCGTATGCTGTCAACTCTCATGGATTTCAAGCCCTGAACGAACTCCTGACGTGTAAATTGGCACATCTGCTCAGCATTTAATTTCCATGCTAGCACAAGTACCTTGAACTCGTCAGGAGATAACTCGAGATCGTCGCAGAGTCGCTCGATTCCATCTGCCAGTATTATGTCTTCATGTGGATCCTGCATGATATAGAATTgcaaaatcaaattaataTGCATAGTTATTATACGCCAGATAACGAAACTTACCTTATACTGATCAAAAAGAGAGTTTATCTTGTTGTCCGAAGGTTCTTTCTGCTGCTTACAATCAGACGTTGAGCTGAGGCCAGTGTTTGTTCCTGATCGCCCTAATGGTGGCAATCGAGAATAGAAGCCACGAGATGAACGCAGATTACTTTGAACCATGGGTAAAGAACCACAATTGTCTGAACCCACACCATTAAATGTTGACattgtatttattgattttttattccCATTGACATGAGATTCTATGTTTGTGTGAACATGGTTTTGGCCTGCGTTATGTGAAAATAAAGAACGCAACTCCATTGTTTCTATAAAATTAGATGTAGTTTTTAAAAGTTACAAATCTGATGCGGAACATAATTTACAAACTATGAAGAAAATAACTCTTACCGTCTTTGTGCTCCAAAATAGTTGACTGATTGGTTGCAGATGGTGGGGGAGGCACCTTAAAACATGAAAAGCAGTTTCCCATTGATGCTGTCTGTATGCAAAACAACAGCAACTGTTCCTTGCATCAGTGATTCAGTCTTAAATTGGCAGTCTCGATCAAGAGCTGTAAAACAAGTGTAAATGAATATCAGCTAATGGTTAAACTCATCAAAgcttcttattatattttaaaatctcatGATCGGTATTTGGGAAGGAAATGTTAGGTAAACACAAAGTTGATTAATGCAGCTTCTTAGGTTAAAGATCAGCGGTACAAGGACCAATGCCAGCTCAGCAGCAAAATTGTTGAAAGATCTACGCAATGAAATGTCTACGAATGAACTCATGACTAGAATTGGAATGTGCAGCAAGAGTTAGCAAAACAAGAAGAGCGAATGAAAGAGTATTTACCTTATTGTTATGAAAGATGTTGAGGAGGCTAGTGGCGAATCGGTAGCCTCGTTCAAGGCATCCCGAACATAGCTTTTGTGCTGGAAACTGCATTAATGCACGATTTCTCTCCGCAGATTCCTCTCTCGGAGAGAAAGATCGGAGCAGTTTCGATTTACACTACGATTCTACAGAACGGGGACAGAAATTCTCCTCTTCGTCTCTCTATTGCAGGTCTTTATGCCCTCGGCGCAATCAGCAGGTGATGATGCTGCTGCATCTTCGTCGCTGCCGTCGAACGTGCCACTGTCATTTGTCCCGAGAAAAATTCTGTTGCTGCTCCgcttcttctgctgctgctgctgctgctgctgtagtgGCGACGGCGTTGACCGACGATAACATGTAGAATGAGGTAAAAGGTAAAAATGATGTGGGACGCGAGGGACGTACCCTATGCAACCAGACCCGATATCTgtatacacgcacgcacagCCCAGCTGCAAGACTCACGAAATTTTACCGATGAAAACACTCAttctctgtctctccctcACTCCTATTTTCCGTTGTTGTGCCTCTCCTTCCAACACTTCTTTAGCGCTTTTCggctgtctttctctctctctctctctctctctctcgcttttggGCTTCCTTGCCGTTAACAACGCATCCCCATCAGCCGAGAAAAAGTCACTTGGCTTTGCTatactagagagagagagagagagagagagagagagagagagagagagagagagagagagagagagagaaagagagagagagtgagagagagagagagagagaaaggagatgAGATGAGATGCATGTTTGCTGCAACAGCGCATAGCATCAGCCCACAGTGTTGCCGTACTCGATATCGACTATCGACTTGGACAAGTTCTACAGCGTGAACTAGCCGTACTGTACCTTGGCGCGGGAATTCAAAAGTCACTGTAGCGGGGTTTTTAAGAGGTCACTAAAATCGCTGAAAGAGGTTGCAAAAAATACTGTTTCGgttatttaaacaaagtttcaACATAAATTCACTGCAATTCTCAAACAACTGCATTGCCGGCGTCGATAAAGTAGGTACCTTCAAGTTTTGTAAAAACGCGGGAGCCGCTGGATGGACGCTGGCGACAGCTGTGTCCAGGATGCGAATCATTTCTAAATAACGTTGCGATTAATATAACGCTTTGCGATAATATCAACTTTTGCACAACGTGCCACACCTGAGCAGTAAGCACGGCATCGAACGATTCTCAGAAAAGCCGTTAGCGTTTACTCGTCATACTTACAAGCTTGCATTGGAATTGAATTCCACCTTATATTATAGGTTGTCTTATTGCACAAATGTTGCTCGccaaatgcaaaaattgcgaAATCAAACGATCGGTATAGAATACGAATTCGTGCAGTTCAGTCCAGTCGTAACTAGCGAAAGCCGCTCGGCTCACCTATTTATACATCGCAAATTCAAATGACCACCGACCACGGCATTTGTCGGAAATACGTTTAGCGCGTTCGTTCGTAGGATACTTCGCTCGCCCGACAGATGGCGAAGGCGGGAGGAAAGAGAGCTAGGAATTGCTGAGAACGTTTTGATCCGAATTCGACAATTCCCGCTTATTATCCTCCAGCGTTCGCCATCTTAGTGAAACAGAAGTAACCTCGACTAAACCGCTCGATTCCCAGCTGGATCGGTCGATTTATGGAGCTTCTCGATAGCGCACAGCCAGCGTCCATCAGCACCGTGCGTATCCCGGTGCGTTGTCGCAAGCTCGGCGAGCCCCCTGGGGGTAGTCTCCCTCGTCCGAAATCGCGTGCTCACACGCGCCCCAGCATCAGCGATGTAATCCGCTGCAGGCATCCGCGGAAGAAAGGAGAAGGGGTGGGCGGGGGGCTTCACCCCATGCCGGGGGCGAGCGCACTTGGGCCGGTGCACGCGCACCTATGGAACAGCCCCCGCTCGCGAGCGCAGACGTGGCCGCGTTCTGTCGTGAAAGCATCGGAGCCATATCCGCGCGCGGAGTCGAAAGAGAGCTAGAGAAAGACGGAAATAGAGCGATGCCCCTTTCACGCTGCGCGCCGCGGCTCCGGCATTGATTTTGAGAGCGCGCCGCTCGAACGCAGCCCCGCAAGCTCATCctcggagcgcgcgcgcgcgcttctgcGAGCATGCAGCGTAGGAGAGCCTAGAGGCGAaagtgagcgagagaggtCAAAGgagctatatacgtatatttatattaagagcgagagagcgacaGAGAAAGAGCCGTATGAAAATACGCGTATACATTTTATACCCTCGCTCGTGCGAGCGAGACGGAAATAGcgggcgcgagagagcgaaagagagacggagagctCGGGCTTGCGCGCTCGGCCGCGTCTACGTCAGGAAAAGCTCGCGGCGAGCTTATTGGTCCCGGTCCATTGTTGCGTATTGATTGCCGCGGAgcgaccgcgcgcgcgcgcaccagcgccgcggcgcgccacagcagcagcggcggcggcggctcgcgGCTCCGTGTGTGCTAGAGCCGAGCTCGGCTGCAGACGTACTCTACTGCTGCGTGCCACGGTACCCCTCTCCCCCGGCATCACGGCTGCACAgtagcgcgagagagagagagtgagagagagagagagagagagagagagagagagagagagagagagagcgagcgagcctcCGTGCGGAAGCTCGAGCCAGCACGGACTCGAccaaagcagcggcagcgacgaGCTTGCGGAGAAGGGAGAAGCACACTCGGACCCAGCGATTTCTCGCGGCTCGGAAAAATTGACAAACACGGCTcggtgtgtgcgtgcgtggcTGCGTGAGTGCGCGCCGACCGCGGAGATGCCCGtgcgagcgtgtgtgtgcggaGCAGCTAGCCAGGCCCGCagacgcgagcgagcggccaGTCGCTCGTAGCTCGTATTCGCGAGTGGTGCCAGCAGCCGCAATATACCAACTCTgaccagcagcagctcggAGGTGCAGAGCATCATAGACTCGCTCGCGAGGGAGCCAGCGCTTCTCGGTGCTGCGTCGTCCCCGTCTTGGTCCTCGTCAGTGCGCGAGTGTTGCGATTCCGCAGTCCATGTATATCCTTGTCGCCCGTGTGTGTTTcagtgcgcgcgcgtacaGGCCGTGAGCGCAgtagcggcagcggcggcgggtgggagagagagagagaatctcttctctctctctccgctcccCGTGTACCTACGTGGGAATAGGTCAGCGTGCTACGGAGAGCACGGAAAGTGTGGCTGCCGCAGTGGTAGCAGGCCCCCTTCCTTCCTCTTCCGTCGACGAAAACAAAGCAAATCTGGAGTCAGCGTCGCGCAGTGAagtgtcgtcgtcgccgttatcgttgttgttgttgttgttgttgttgttatcgTTATCGTTATCGCTGttctcgtcgtcctcgtcgtcgtcgaagcTCCGACACAGTGCGCGCGGGTGCCCGAATCCTTGTTAATTATGAAGCGCATGAAGAGCAGCAAGCACCTGAGCAGAAGTGGCAGTGCcgggagcagcagcagcagcagtggacGCGGCCCCAGCAGCGGCAAAAAaagcggcggtggcggcagcgcgaacggcagcagcagcagcagcaggtggGGCGGCAGCAAGCATCAGAGAGACTCTAGCGGTGCGCGCCAGCGACGGTGAATGTGCGACCCGGGGGCGGCGGTCGCAGCaggaggagcagcagcagcagcgggagcagcggcggcagcggcgacaGCGGTAGCGGCCGCGTCATCATCGGGAGCTGCTCTGCCGGCTGCCGTGGTCGGCGCCGCCGGCCACTACCACTACTACTTTTTCGAGGAAGCGGCGGAGGAGGCGGAGG
This genomic interval carries:
- the LOC100122170 gene encoding DCN1-like protein 3, with translation MGNCFSCFKVPPPPSATNQSTILEHKDETMELRSLFSHNAGQNHVHTNIESHVNGNKKSINTMSTFNGVGSDNCGSLPMVQSNLRSSRGFYSRLPPLGRSGTNTGLSSTSDCKQQKEPSDNKINSLFDQYKDPHEDIILADGIERLCDDLELSPDEFKVLVLAWKLNAEQMCQFTRQEFVQGLKSMRVDSIRGIQLQLPVIVQELTINGESFKDLYRFTFRFGLDVTSGQRILPADMAIVLWRLVFTIRKPPLLDRWLKFLECHHVRGIPRDTWNMFLNFAESIGDDLGTYDDAEAWPSLFDDFVEYENDQMNQNITKDEFIKDSSAEND